The Micromonospora sp. NBC_01740 genome includes a window with the following:
- a CDS encoding flavin-containing monooxygenase: MSTSTDHGRPDPEASTLALTRDGRPVSDRGDTVCVVGAGASGLTAIKNLKEHGFGVDCYERETGVGGAWNWRHDRSPVYASTHLISSRPFTQFPDFPMPDDWPDYPHHSRLLSYFERYADHFDLRGHIWFGTEVVRVEPVAGDRWDVTTRSTGGYGPERTSRYAAVVIANGHNWSPKLPRYEGLEEFRGEVMHASSYKDPAQLRGKRVLVVGAGNTGCDIAVEAAQQASRCWHSTRRGYWYAPKYVLGRPADQVNDALLALRVPLRVRQWLYHWTLRLTVGDLTRFGLPKPDHRVYETHPIANSQLVYYVGHGGIAPVPDVVRFHPYAVELSDGREIDPDLVVFATGYLPRFEFLDPKVLGDDAGEGRPKLWLNAFVPGRPTLAVAGLVQPDSGIFPLSHWQSVLFARLLRLRVTRPDRAAAFAARVSAKAGERYAGPVKDSSRHWFEVGHADYLRAVQRALLDLEASR; this comes from the coding sequence GTGTCCACCTCCACCGACCACGGCCGGCCCGACCCGGAGGCGAGCACTCTCGCCCTGACCCGCGACGGCCGGCCGGTCTCCGACCGGGGCGACACCGTCTGCGTCGTCGGCGCGGGGGCCAGCGGTCTGACGGCGATCAAGAACCTGAAGGAACACGGCTTCGGCGTCGACTGCTACGAGCGGGAGACCGGCGTCGGCGGCGCCTGGAACTGGCGGCACGACCGCAGCCCGGTGTACGCGAGCACGCACCTGATCTCGTCGCGGCCGTTCACCCAGTTCCCCGACTTCCCGATGCCGGACGACTGGCCGGACTACCCGCACCACAGCCGGCTGCTGTCGTACTTCGAGCGGTACGCCGACCACTTCGACCTGCGCGGGCACATCTGGTTCGGCACCGAGGTCGTCCGGGTGGAGCCCGTGGCCGGTGACCGCTGGGACGTGACCACCCGCAGCACCGGCGGCTACGGCCCGGAACGCACCTCCCGCTACGCGGCCGTGGTGATCGCCAACGGCCACAACTGGTCGCCGAAGCTGCCCCGCTACGAGGGGCTGGAGGAGTTCCGGGGCGAGGTCATGCACGCCTCGTCCTACAAGGACCCGGCGCAACTGCGCGGCAAGCGGGTGCTGGTGGTGGGCGCCGGCAACACCGGCTGCGACATCGCCGTCGAGGCCGCCCAGCAGGCGTCGCGCTGCTGGCACTCGACCCGCCGGGGCTACTGGTACGCCCCGAAGTACGTCCTCGGCCGCCCCGCCGACCAGGTCAACGACGCGCTGCTGGCGCTGCGCGTGCCGTTGCGGGTGCGGCAGTGGCTCTACCACTGGACGCTGCGGCTGACCGTCGGCGACCTGACCCGGTTCGGCCTGCCGAAGCCCGACCACCGGGTCTACGAGACGCACCCGATCGCCAACAGCCAGCTCGTCTACTACGTGGGCCACGGCGGGATCGCGCCGGTGCCGGACGTCGTCCGCTTCCACCCGTACGCCGTCGAGCTCTCCGACGGCCGGGAGATCGACCCGGACCTGGTCGTCTTCGCCACCGGGTACCTGCCGCGCTTCGAGTTCCTCGACCCGAAGGTGCTCGGCGACGACGCGGGGGAGGGCCGCCCGAAGCTCTGGCTGAACGCCTTCGTCCCCGGTCGTCCCACGCTGGCCGTGGCCGGGCTGGTGCAGCCGGACTCGGGCATCTTCCCCCTGTCGCACTGGCAGTCGGTGCTCTTCGCCCGGCTGCTGCGGCTGCGCGTGACCCGTCCCGACCGGGCGGCGGCCTTCGCCGCCCGGGTGTCGGCGAAGGCGGGGGAGCGCTACGCCGGGCCCGTCAAGGACAGCAGCCGGCACTGGTTCGAGGTGGGCCACGCCGACTACCTGCGCGCGGTCCAACGCGCGCTGCTCGACCTGGAGGCTTCCCGGTGA